One genomic window of Bradyrhizobium sp. CCGE-LA001 includes the following:
- the lipB gene encoding lipoyl(octanoyl) transferase LipB: MVNSPQNPRQDLDLTSFSAAGGEPVEWRISDAPVPYPEAVAAMEARVAAIAAGDAPELVWLLEHPPLYTSGTSGKESDLLDARFPTFATGRGGQLTYHGPGQRVVYVMLDLKRRRPDVRAYVASLEELILRTLAAFNVRGERREDRVGVWVKRLDKGADHEDKIAAIGVRLKRWVSFHGIAINVEPELSHFAGIVPCGVVDPRYGVTSLVDLGQLVTMADVDIALRQAFEELFGPTRALLPEAAV; the protein is encoded by the coding sequence ATGGTTAATTCGCCTCAAAACCCCCGCCAAGACCTCGATTTGACGTCGTTTTCCGCCGCGGGCGGCGAGCCCGTCGAGTGGCGAATCTCCGACGCGCCGGTGCCCTATCCGGAGGCCGTCGCCGCCATGGAGGCCCGCGTCGCGGCGATCGCTGCGGGCGACGCCCCGGAGCTGGTCTGGCTGCTGGAACACCCCCCGCTCTACACATCAGGCACCTCGGGCAAGGAATCGGACCTGCTCGATGCCCGATTCCCGACCTTTGCGACCGGGCGCGGCGGGCAGCTGACCTATCACGGCCCCGGCCAGCGGGTGGTCTATGTCATGCTGGACCTCAAGCGCCGCCGGCCGGACGTGCGGGCCTATGTCGCGAGCCTGGAGGAGCTGATCCTGCGCACGCTGGCCGCCTTCAACGTCCGCGGCGAACGGCGCGAAGACCGGGTCGGCGTGTGGGTGAAGCGGCTCGACAAGGGCGCCGATCACGAGGACAAGATCGCGGCGATCGGCGTCCGCCTGAAGCGCTGGGTCTCGTTCCACGGCATCGCCATCAATGTCGAGCCGGAGCTGTCGCATTTCGCCGGCATCGTGCCCTGCGGCGTCGTCGATCCCCGCTACGGCGTCACCTCGCTGGTCGATCTCGGCCAGCTCGTCACCATGGCCGACGTCGATATCGCGCTCCGGCAGGCGTTCGAGGAGCTGTTCGGGCCGACCCGCGCGCTGTTGCCGGAAGCTGCGGTCTGA
- a CDS encoding LysR family transcriptional regulator, producing MTATLDITTVQAFLLVADLQSFTRAAEALGATQAAVSLKLQRLETLLEKRLVERSPRAVRLTADGAAFLDRARALMTAHDLALSGDAPAAQSLSLGISDHAAGPELVPLLERLHAMASNLTLAVTIGFSREMQDAYDAGDLDAVIVRQEGSRRGGEKLTEDEFGWFAARRFTLPKGEALPLATLAPPCGVRAVAVRALDKAGLAWRERFVGGGVTAVVAAALAGLAIAPLARRIAPPGLVDIGPAHKLPKLGSSKVMLHSKVSDPAKLAALRAVAATFRSGVA from the coding sequence ATGACAGCAACGCTCGACATCACCACCGTCCAGGCATTCCTGCTGGTCGCCGACCTCCAGAGTTTCACCCGAGCCGCCGAAGCGCTCGGGGCGACGCAGGCTGCCGTCAGTCTCAAGCTGCAGCGGCTGGAGACATTGCTGGAGAAGCGCCTCGTCGAGCGCTCGCCGCGCGCGGTCCGCCTCACCGCCGATGGGGCCGCGTTCCTCGATCGCGCCCGCGCGCTGATGACGGCACACGATCTCGCGCTGTCGGGCGACGCGCCGGCCGCCCAGTCGCTCTCGCTCGGCATCTCCGATCACGCTGCTGGCCCGGAGCTGGTGCCCCTGCTCGAACGTCTGCATGCGATGGCCTCGAACCTGACCCTCGCCGTCACCATCGGCTTCTCGCGCGAAATGCAGGACGCCTATGATGCTGGTGACCTCGATGCGGTGATCGTTCGCCAGGAAGGCAGCCGCCGCGGCGGCGAGAAGCTGACTGAAGACGAATTCGGTTGGTTCGCAGCGCGACGCTTCACGCTGCCGAAGGGTGAAGCATTGCCGCTCGCGACGCTCGCCCCGCCCTGCGGCGTCCGCGCCGTAGCCGTGCGCGCGCTCGACAAGGCCGGCCTCGCCTGGCGCGAGCGCTTCGTCGGCGGCGGCGTCACGGCCGTGGTGGCGGCAGCGCTGGCCGGACTTGCAATCGCGCCGTTGGCGCGGCGGATCGCACCTCCGGGCTTGGTCGACATCGGCCCTGCCCACAAGCTGCCGAAACTCGGCAGCTCCAAAGTGATGCTGCATTCGAAGGTCAGCGATCCCGCCAAGCTTGCGGCGCTGCGTGCAGTGGCGGCAACGTTCCGAAGCGGAGTGGCTTGA
- a CDS encoding alpha-amylase family glycosyl hydrolase has product MSVESRDEAAWWQSAVIYEIALISFQDSNGDGKGDLAGLMSRIDYLKWLGIDAVWLTPIYKSPFRDLGYDISDYCSIDPAFGSLDAFDRLLEALHRSDIRLILDLVPNHTADDHAWFVESASSPNSAKADWYIWADAAENGGPPNNWLSRFGGSAWEWCEARRQYYYHSFLVEQPDLNWRNPAVRAAIADTMRFWLDRGVDGFRVDASAVLIKDALLRDNPPNPQAEGKPPPQRHTPVFTDDRPETMHCIEFIREVIDSYPGRMLCGEVQGKTDRIGHFYGNDRPRLHLPLNFALLDSQWDALSLQATIDAYFNAIPERAWPVWVIGGHDKQRIASKIGEAQMRILAMLLMTLRGTPFFFMGDEIGRKRVPIPSDRVRDPFEKLVPGYGLCRDPERAPMRWDDSDNGGFTKGDPWLPLEPPDGAANVAEQRRDERSILALFRALMALRREHACLREGGYEPLRSQHDVLAYKRIGRGGEMLIALNIAAEPRKWHWQGRGRLLMSTHLDRTPEPLPDATLLLRGNEGVIIVLEPR; this is encoded by the coding sequence ATGAGCGTCGAGTCCCGTGACGAAGCTGCGTGGTGGCAATCCGCCGTCATCTACGAAATCGCGCTGATCTCCTTCCAGGACTCCAACGGCGACGGCAAGGGAGACCTTGCTGGGCTGATGTCGCGCATCGATTACCTGAAATGGCTCGGCATCGACGCGGTGTGGCTGACGCCGATCTACAAGAGCCCGTTCCGCGATCTCGGCTACGACATCTCCGACTATTGCTCCATCGATCCTGCCTTCGGCAGCCTCGATGCGTTCGATCGCCTGCTCGAAGCGCTGCATCGATCAGACATCCGCCTCATCCTCGACCTCGTTCCCAACCACACCGCCGACGATCACGCTTGGTTCGTCGAGAGCGCGAGCTCGCCCAACAGCGCCAAGGCCGACTGGTACATCTGGGCCGATGCGGCCGAGAACGGTGGCCCGCCCAACAATTGGTTGAGCCGCTTTGGCGGCAGCGCCTGGGAATGGTGCGAGGCGCGGCGGCAATATTACTATCATTCCTTCCTGGTCGAGCAGCCCGATCTCAACTGGCGCAATCCGGCCGTGCGCGCCGCGATCGCCGATACCATGCGCTTCTGGCTCGACCGCGGCGTCGACGGCTTCCGCGTCGATGCCAGCGCGGTCCTGATCAAGGACGCGCTGCTGCGCGACAATCCGCCGAACCCGCAAGCCGAAGGCAAGCCGCCGCCGCAACGCCACACGCCCGTCTTCACCGATGACCGGCCGGAGACGATGCACTGCATCGAGTTCATCCGCGAGGTGATCGACAGCTATCCCGGCCGGATGCTGTGCGGCGAGGTCCAGGGCAAGACCGATCGCATCGGACACTTCTACGGCAACGACCGGCCGCGCCTGCATTTGCCGCTCAATTTCGCCCTGCTCGACTCGCAATGGGATGCGCTGTCGCTGCAGGCGACGATCGATGCATATTTCAACGCCATTCCCGAACGCGCCTGGCCGGTCTGGGTGATCGGCGGCCACGACAAGCAGCGGATCGCGAGCAAGATCGGCGAGGCGCAGATGCGCATCTTGGCGATGCTGCTGATGACGCTGCGGGGAACGCCGTTCTTCTTCATGGGCGACGAGATCGGTCGCAAGCGCGTTCCTATTCCCTCTGACCGCGTCCGCGATCCCTTCGAGAAGCTCGTGCCGGGCTATGGCCTCTGCCGCGATCCCGAGCGCGCACCGATGCGCTGGGACGACAGCGATAATGGCGGCTTCACCAAGGGCGACCCATGGCTGCCGCTGGAGCCGCCCGATGGAGCGGCCAACGTCGCCGAACAACGGCGTGATGAGCGCTCGATCCTGGCGCTGTTTCGCGCGCTGATGGCGCTGCGGCGCGAGCATGCGTGTTTGCGCGAGGGCGGGTACGAGCCGCTGCGATCGCAGCATGACGTTCTCGCCTACAAGCGGATTGGCCGCGGCGGCGAGATGCTGATTGCGCTGAACATCGCGGCTGAACCGCGGAAATGGCACTGGCAAGGGCGCGGCCGCCTGCTGATGTCCACACATCTCGACCGAACGCCAGAGCCGCTGCCCGACGCGACCCTCCTGCTGCGCGGCAACGAAGGCGTGATCATTGTGCTAGAGCCTCGGTAA
- a CDS encoding tautomerase family protein, with product MPLITVSYTTSRQSASLKADIANAVSELTAKILHKDPKVTAIIVKSVEAGDWFAGGQSLAEQQLASYWIDIHVTEGTNTKDEKAAYLAAMFKRMAEILGPLHPETYLHVDEVKGDAYGFGGLTQERRYIAGKLEVAPKAA from the coding sequence ATGCCCCTGATCACCGTGTCCTACACCACCTCCCGCCAGTCCGCCTCGCTGAAGGCCGACATCGCGAATGCCGTGTCCGAGCTCACCGCAAAAATCCTGCACAAGGACCCAAAGGTCACCGCCATCATCGTGAAGTCGGTCGAGGCTGGCGACTGGTTCGCCGGCGGCCAGTCGCTCGCCGAGCAGCAACTTGCGAGCTACTGGATCGACATCCACGTCACCGAAGGCACCAATACCAAGGATGAGAAGGCAGCCTATCTCGCCGCCATGTTCAAGCGCATGGCCGAGATCCTCGGTCCCTTGCATCCCGAGACCTATCTGCATGTCGACGAGGTCAAGGGCGACGCCTACGGCTTTGGCGGCCTGACCCAGGAGCGGCGCTACATCGCCGGCAAGCTCGAGGTTGCGCCGAAGGCGGCGTGA
- a CDS encoding GbsR/MarR family transcriptional regulator, protein MTEITGRKKLPAAIERFILHWGDMGDEWGVNRSVSQIHGLLYLAEAPMTAEDIADTLGMARSNVSNSLKELIAWNLIRRVPILGDRRDHYEAETDIWEVAARIAARRKEREIDPAITALRACVADATDDPTISPVASKRLKEMLAFTELADHWFMQMLKVPRPRLVALMRLGEKIANLLPLGKAK, encoded by the coding sequence ATGACAGAAATAACCGGAAGAAAGAAACTACCCGCCGCGATCGAACGCTTCATTCTGCATTGGGGCGACATGGGGGACGAGTGGGGCGTCAACCGCTCGGTCAGCCAGATCCACGGGCTGCTCTATCTGGCCGAAGCGCCGATGACGGCTGAGGACATCGCCGACACGCTCGGCATGGCGCGCTCCAATGTCTCGAACTCGCTGAAGGAGTTGATTGCCTGGAATCTGATCCGGCGCGTGCCGATCCTCGGTGACCGCCGCGACCACTACGAAGCCGAGACCGACATCTGGGAGGTCGCGGCCAGGATCGCGGCGCGCCGCAAGGAACGGGAGATCGATCCGGCGATCACGGCGCTTCGTGCTTGCGTGGCCGATGCTACCGACGATCCCACCATCAGTCCGGTCGCGAGCAAGCGGCTGAAGGAGATGCTCGCCTTCACCGAGCTCGCCGACCACTGGTTCATGCAGATGCTGAAGGTGCCGCGGCCGCGGTTGGTCGCCTTGATGCGGCTTGGCGAGAAGATCGCCAACCTGTTGCCGCTGGGCAAGGCCAAATAG
- a CDS encoding PAS domain-containing sensor histidine kinase: protein MVKKSSQQRDLFESERSFRLLVEGVADYALYMLDPTGTITSWNIGGERIKGYSPGEILGQHFSRFYTETDRANGKPARALGIAREKGRYEEEGWRVRKDGTFFWASVVIDPIYEDGQLVGFAKITRDITERRNTQLKLEAMQKQLAESQKFDALGQLTGGVAHDFNNLLMIISGSLHMLKRGGNDEAKLQRAISAIDTATKRGAALTNQLLTFARRQSVNPQAIDFAERITAIREVLDAGVGSSVRLAFDISGDLWPVRTDVSELETALLNLVINARDAMPDGGTVTIGARNIMLDEAPLAGDFVAIDVADTGLGIPGDVLDKIFEPFFTTKPIGKGTGLGLSQVHGFAHQAGGTIKVASELGKGTTFTILLPRADKAPARETAGEASFRGSGTVLLVEDNPDVASVSVGLLEQLGYSVRRVADAEAALLEIEKNGVDFVFSDIVMPGKMDGLSLAQHLRQIRPGLPILLATGYSEVAAGVRGDFPILRKPYEIHELSEAIAKLPR from the coding sequence ATGGTTAAAAAGTCCAGTCAGCAGAGAGACTTGTTCGAGAGCGAACGCAGTTTCCGGCTGTTGGTTGAAGGGGTTGCGGACTACGCCCTCTACATGCTCGATCCCACCGGGACCATCACGAGCTGGAACATCGGCGGCGAGCGCATCAAGGGCTATTCGCCCGGGGAGATCCTCGGCCAGCACTTCTCCCGCTTCTACACCGAGACCGACCGCGCCAACGGAAAGCCCGCACGGGCCCTCGGCATTGCCCGCGAAAAGGGCCGCTACGAGGAGGAAGGCTGGCGGGTCCGCAAGGACGGCACGTTCTTCTGGGCGAGCGTGGTCATCGATCCGATCTACGAGGACGGCCAGCTGGTCGGCTTCGCCAAGATCACGCGCGACATCACCGAACGCCGCAACACGCAGCTCAAGCTCGAGGCGATGCAGAAGCAGCTCGCCGAATCCCAGAAGTTCGATGCGCTCGGCCAGCTCACCGGCGGGGTCGCCCATGACTTCAACAATCTGCTGATGATCATCAGCGGCAGCCTCCACATGCTGAAGCGAGGAGGCAACGACGAGGCCAAGCTTCAGCGCGCGATCTCGGCCATCGACACCGCCACCAAGCGCGGCGCGGCGTTGACCAACCAGCTCCTCACCTTCGCGCGGCGGCAGAGCGTCAACCCGCAGGCGATCGACTTCGCCGAGCGCATCACGGCGATCCGCGAGGTGCTCGATGCCGGCGTCGGCAGCTCCGTGCGCCTCGCCTTCGACATCAGCGGCGACCTCTGGCCGGTCAGAACCGACGTCTCCGAACTCGAGACCGCGCTACTCAACCTCGTCATCAATGCCCGCGACGCGATGCCCGACGGCGGCACGGTGACGATCGGCGCGCGCAACATCATGCTCGATGAGGCTCCCCTCGCCGGTGACTTCGTTGCGATCGATGTCGCCGATACCGGTCTCGGTATTCCCGGTGACGTCCTCGACAAGATCTTCGAGCCGTTCTTCACCACCAAGCCGATCGGAAAAGGCACCGGCCTCGGCCTCTCCCAGGTGCATGGCTTTGCCCATCAGGCCGGCGGCACGATCAAGGTCGCCAGCGAGCTCGGCAAGGGGACCACCTTCACCATCCTCCTGCCGCGCGCCGACAAGGCGCCGGCGCGCGAGACGGCCGGAGAGGCGTCGTTCCGCGGCAGCGGCACGGTACTGCTGGTCGAAGACAATCCCGACGTCGCATCCGTGAGCGTCGGCCTCTTGGAACAGCTCGGCTACAGCGTGCGCCGCGTGGCCGATGCCGAGGCCGCGTTGCTCGAGATCGAGAAGAACGGCGTCGACTTCGTGTTCTCGGACATCGTCATGCCCGGCAAGATGGACGGGCTCAGCCTCGCCCAGCACCTGCGCCAGATCCGCCCCGGCCTGCCCATCCTGCTCGCCACCGGCTACAGCGAGGTCGCCGCCGGCGTGCGCGGCGATTTCCCGATCCTGCGCAAACCCTACGAGATCCACGAGCTCAGCGAAGCCATCGCCAAGCTGCCAAGGTGA
- a CDS encoding FliM/FliN family flagellar motor switch protein, with protein sequence MPTLDKVTVDLMVVLGTTTMPIHQVLRLSRGAIIELDATEADEVKVLANNLPVASGVVLVDRNRIAVEVKQMLPRSPGTR encoded by the coding sequence GTGCCCACTCTCGATAAAGTCACCGTGGATCTCATGGTCGTCCTCGGGACGACCACCATGCCGATCCATCAAGTATTACGTCTTTCCCGCGGCGCCATCATCGAGCTGGACGCAACGGAGGCCGACGAGGTCAAGGTTTTGGCCAACAATCTGCCGGTCGCCTCAGGCGTCGTGCTGGTCGACCGCAACCGCATCGCGGTCGAGGTCAAGCAGATGCTGCCGCGCTCGCCGGGTACGCGGTAG
- a CDS encoding DUF305 domain-containing protein: MAAAALGLISSTFSTIVSQLFAARIGRDAAVDWMTVAAIPARDWAISAEPSWSATLAGIAFHQWADFSWALVFFGVLGRWTADLRALTILLLALPWAVFTSSIEWFVLVPLFPFWQPLFTLQQPYWIGLLVHASSAVMYPLFTRLRWRRGAAPARDIRFTNAWITGALAAIALAGTVALFGNRGYEPRWLGHDRDADQTYIRQMTAHHVQGLELARIGAERAQDPHLRKLAMLMIASQTGENRIFENWWLSWFDTEMPDCSTEERATMPGMLTPAEMRQIRTIAPERFDAAFVDAMTRHHKGAVKMADGMWRGRGDLRLRVMAHAIRHEQQGEIALMQGVSGVAAVRAAVRNMLSDNVN, from the coding sequence ATGGCCGCAGCCGCGCTCGGCCTGATCAGCAGCACCTTCTCCACCATCGTCAGTCAGCTCTTCGCCGCGCGCATCGGCCGCGATGCGGCGGTCGACTGGATGACGGTCGCCGCCATTCCCGCGCGCGATTGGGCCATCAGCGCCGAGCCGTCGTGGAGCGCGACGCTTGCCGGCATCGCCTTCCACCAATGGGCCGATTTTTCCTGGGCGCTGGTCTTCTTCGGCGTGCTCGGGCGCTGGACCGCCGATCTGCGGGCGCTGACGATCCTGCTGCTCGCGCTGCCCTGGGCGGTGTTCACCTCGAGCATCGAATGGTTCGTGCTGGTGCCGCTGTTTCCGTTCTGGCAACCGCTGTTCACGCTGCAGCAGCCCTACTGGATCGGACTGCTCGTGCACGCCTCATCCGCCGTGATGTATCCACTGTTCACGAGGCTGCGCTGGAGGCGCGGCGCCGCACCGGCGCGGGACATCCGTTTCACCAATGCATGGATCACCGGCGCGCTCGCCGCCATCGCGCTGGCCGGAACCGTCGCATTGTTCGGCAACCGCGGTTATGAACCGCGGTGGCTGGGCCACGACCGGGATGCCGACCAGACCTATATCCGCCAAATGACCGCGCATCACGTTCAGGGCCTCGAGCTGGCGCGCATCGGTGCGGAGCGCGCGCAGGATCCGCACCTTCGAAAGCTCGCGATGCTGATGATTGCGAGCCAGACCGGCGAGAACCGGATCTTCGAGAACTGGTGGCTGAGCTGGTTCGACACCGAGATGCCGGATTGCAGCACCGAGGAGCGCGCGACCATGCCGGGCATGCTGACGCCAGCCGAGATGCGGCAGATCAGAACCATCGCACCGGAGCGGTTCGACGCCGCCTTCGTCGACGCGATGACGCGCCATCACAAGGGTGCGGTCAAGATGGCCGACGGCATGTGGCGCGGCCGCGGCGATCTGCGTTTGCGCGTCATGGCTCACGCCATTCGTCATGAGCAGCAGGGCGAGATCGCCCTCATGCAAGGTGTTAGCGGCGTTGCCGCGGTCCGCGCCGCGGTCCGCAACATGCTGAGCGACAACGTCAACTGA
- a CDS encoding TIGR01777 family oxidoreductase, which yields MTPLLWTLIAIQIGMGVFDTFYHHEFTERLAWRPSQRFELKLHGIRNMLYALLFLVLGWLEVYGVLALLIVAVLVAEIVITLMDFVEEDLSRKLPPSERINHTLLAINYGAILVLLLPVLIGWAMKPFGATIVYQGLLSIAATACAIGAALCGLRDFAAMRRLGRMRSIAATGLVEKLASRKTVLITGATGFIGSRLAASLSGAGHDVIALIRNPAKAEMLPPPVTLITSLDQLAADTQIGAIVNLAGEPIGNGLWTEEKRARIIGSRIDMTGEVVKLIARLDRKPEVLVSGSAIGWYGLWADQVLTESAKSHACFSHELCAAWEKAARPAEELGVRVVYLRIGLVLGTEGGFITRMLTPFEFGLGGPLGTGRQWMSWIERDDLIRLIAYVMATPDLSGPVNATAPIPVTNAKFTEELGRCLHRPAIFRIPGSLLRRIGGGFADELLLGGQRVLPNKALSRGFVFRHETLRSAFEAIL from the coding sequence ATGACGCCGCTGCTATGGACGCTCATCGCCATTCAGATCGGGATGGGCGTGTTCGACACCTTCTATCATCATGAATTCACCGAGCGCCTGGCCTGGCGTCCGTCGCAGCGCTTCGAGCTGAAGCTGCACGGCATCCGCAACATGCTCTATGCGCTGCTGTTCCTCGTCCTCGGCTGGCTAGAGGTTTACGGCGTGCTGGCGCTCCTAATCGTCGCGGTGCTGGTCGCCGAGATCGTCATCACGCTGATGGATTTCGTCGAGGAGGATCTGAGCCGCAAGCTGCCCCCGAGCGAGCGGATCAATCACACGCTGCTCGCGATCAATTACGGCGCCATCCTGGTGCTGCTGCTGCCGGTGCTGATCGGATGGGCGATGAAGCCCTTTGGCGCGACCATCGTCTATCAAGGCCTGCTCAGCATCGCCGCGACCGCCTGTGCGATTGGCGCTGCGCTGTGCGGCCTCAGGGACTTTGCGGCGATGCGCCGGCTCGGCCGCATGCGCAGTATCGCCGCGACCGGGCTCGTCGAGAAGCTCGCCAGTCGAAAGACCGTGCTGATCACTGGGGCCACCGGCTTCATCGGCAGCCGCCTGGCGGCGAGCCTCAGCGGGGCAGGGCACGACGTCATCGCGCTCATCCGCAATCCGGCGAAAGCCGAGATGCTGCCGCCGCCCGTGACGCTGATCACCAGCCTCGATCAGCTCGCCGCGGACACGCAGATCGGTGCCATCGTCAACCTCGCCGGTGAGCCGATCGGCAACGGCTTGTGGACCGAGGAAAAGCGCGCAAGGATCATCGGCTCACGCATCGACATGACCGGCGAGGTCGTGAAACTGATCGCACGGCTGGACCGCAAGCCCGAGGTGCTCGTCAGTGGCTCCGCGATCGGCTGGTATGGATTGTGGGCCGACCAGGTGCTGACGGAATCGGCGAAATCGCATGCCTGCTTCAGCCATGAGCTGTGTGCAGCCTGGGAGAAGGCGGCGCGGCCGGCGGAGGAGCTCGGTGTCCGCGTGGTCTATTTGCGCATCGGTCTCGTGCTCGGCACGGAGGGCGGCTTCATCACGCGCATGCTGACGCCGTTCGAGTTTGGGCTCGGCGGCCCTCTCGGCACCGGGCGGCAGTGGATGTCCTGGATCGAGCGCGACGATCTGATCCGGCTGATCGCCTATGTGATGGCAACGCCCGATCTCAGCGGTCCCGTCAACGCCACCGCGCCGATTCCCGTGACCAACGCAAAATTCACCGAGGAGCTCGGCCGCTGCCTGCATCGGCCCGCGATATTCCGCATTCCCGGCAGCTTGTTGCGCCGGATCGGCGGCGGCTTTGCCGATGAGCTCCTGCTCGGCGGCCAGCGCGTGCTGCCGAACAAGGCGCTGAGCCGCGGCTTCGTGTTCAGGCACGAGACATTGCGTAGCGCGTTCGAGGCGATCTTGTGA
- a CDS encoding DUF4166 domain-containing protein: protein MTSARISGFSASTSTHTKLFDDRRFRALLSDEDWGRLPLATWRRFSKRVADGDSVVYVGIVDEVAFSNLGWWFAQAARLIGGPLPTGRDIGVPMIVTVTEDGATGGQTWTRICARKRGFPQVIHSAKRFAGPTGLEEYVGCGVSMALHIAVEGETLTFRSAGYGLQLGRLWIPLPPWLTPGDLTVTHRDLGEGAFRFTLDVIHPRYGALIHQSALFREAVS from the coding sequence ATGACGTCGGCTCGAATATCAGGCTTCAGCGCATCGACCTCCACGCACACAAAACTCTTCGACGATCGCCGCTTTCGCGCGCTACTGTCGGACGAGGATTGGGGGCGCCTGCCGCTCGCGACCTGGCGGCGCTTTTCCAAGCGGGTCGCCGACGGCGACAGCGTCGTCTATGTCGGAATCGTCGACGAGGTCGCATTCAGCAATCTCGGCTGGTGGTTTGCGCAAGCAGCAAGGCTGATCGGCGGGCCGCTGCCGACCGGTCGCGACATCGGCGTGCCGATGATCGTGACTGTTACCGAGGACGGCGCGACTGGCGGCCAGACCTGGACGCGGATCTGCGCGCGCAAACGCGGCTTTCCTCAAGTCATCCATTCGGCAAAACGCTTCGCGGGCCCGACCGGACTCGAGGAATATGTTGGCTGCGGCGTCTCGATGGCGCTGCATATCGCGGTCGAAGGCGAGACGCTGACCTTCCGCAGCGCCGGTTATGGCTTGCAGCTCGGACGCCTCTGGATCCCGTTGCCGCCCTGGCTCACGCCGGGCGATCTCACGGTGACCCATCGCGACCTCGGCGAGGGCGCCTTCCGCTTCACCCTCGATGTCATTCATCCGCGTTACGGCGCGCTGATCCATCAGTCCGCCTTGTTCAGGGAGGCCGTGTCATGA
- a CDS encoding cysteine hydrolase family protein — protein sequence MRDSASDVAEIRNAVHLCIDMQNIFAPGGLWATPWMERVLPTIATIVSCHPIRTIFTRFITPQDPEDRPGQWQHYFQRWQQATRRQLAPAALELVPALNKFVPPAAVIDKPAYSAFSNPALASLLIEKKVGTVVISGAETDVCVLSTVLSAVDLGFRIVIVEDALCSSSDVGHDALMTMYRTRFHGQVDLVTAEELEEFWRE from the coding sequence ATGAGAGACAGCGCGTCGGATGTTGCCGAGATCAGGAATGCGGTTCACCTCTGCATCGACATGCAGAACATTTTTGCTCCCGGCGGACTCTGGGCGACGCCCTGGATGGAGCGGGTGCTGCCGACCATCGCGACGATCGTGTCCTGCCATCCCATCAGAACGATCTTCACGCGCTTCATCACCCCGCAGGATCCGGAAGACCGTCCAGGCCAGTGGCAGCATTATTTCCAGCGCTGGCAACAGGCGACGCGCAGGCAGCTTGCGCCCGCCGCACTCGAATTGGTGCCGGCCCTGAACAAGTTCGTTCCTCCGGCGGCTGTGATCGACAAGCCGGCGTATTCTGCGTTCAGCAATCCCGCACTTGCGAGCCTGCTGATTGAGAAGAAGGTCGGCACGGTTGTGATCTCAGGCGCAGAGACCGATGTCTGCGTACTCTCGACGGTGCTGAGCGCGGTCGACCTCGGCTTCAGGATCGTCATCGTCGAGGACGCACTGTGCAGCTCGTCCGATGTCGGGCACGATGCGCTTATGACGATGTACCGCACCCGCTTTCACGGCCAGGTCGATCTCGTGACCGCCGAGGAGCTGGAGGAGTTCTGGCGCGAATAG
- a CDS encoding acylphosphatase has translation MSRAILQVMIRGRVQGVGYRAWVEYQATASSLEGWVRNRRDGSVEALFAGPPNHVADMVALCRHGPPSSRVDSVTSETASVDELNLRRTGEAFSVLPTV, from the coding sequence ATGAGCCGGGCGATCCTCCAGGTCATGATCCGCGGCCGCGTGCAGGGTGTCGGCTACCGCGCCTGGGTCGAATACCAGGCGACCGCGAGCAGCCTCGAAGGCTGGGTCCGCAACCGCCGCGACGGCAGCGTCGAAGCGCTGTTCGCAGGCCCGCCGAACCATGTTGCCGACATGGTCGCACTGTGCCGCCACGGCCCGCCGTCCTCGCGTGTCGACAGCGTGACGAGCGAGACGGCGAGTGTCGATGAGCTGAACTTGCGCCGGACCGGGGAAGCGTTCTCGGTGTTGCCGACGGTCTAG